The genomic stretch CACTTGATCGACAGATTTTCTGAAGACATCGACCTGATTCTTGACTGGCGGCTACTCGGATATGGCATAGCGCAAGGCAACGATCCCTACCAGTCCGTCCAGTCAAAAACGAAGCAGAGCCGGTACAACCAGGAAATGAATGCCAGAGCCGCAGAGTATATTCGCGGAACGCTGCTTGCCCAGTTGAACCACATCTTCTCCCGTGTTACTGAGTTGCACGCCAGTATTGACGAATCCGATCCGCATACGGTGAACGTTCGATTTCCCGCAGCCTTCAGTGCGTCCTACATTCGTCCCGAGGTCCGGCTGGAGATAGGGCCGCTTGCCTCATGGGTTCCTTCCAGTGCTCAGACGATTCGCCCCTATGCGGCCGACTCGTTTCCCAAAGCATTTGTCGAACCTGATTGCGCCGTAATTGCAATCGATGCAGAACGCACTTTTTGGGAAAAAGCGACGATTCTCCATCAAGAAGCACATCGGCCTGGTACTGTCCCAGCCCGCTACTCGCGGCATTACTACGACCTTTACAAACTGGCGGGGAGTCCCATCAAGGATGCAGCTTTAGCCAATCGAGATCTTCTTCAGGCCGTGGTCGAATTCAAGGAACGGTTTTACTACTCTTCCTGGGCACACTACGATGAGGCGCGACCGGGCTCATTCCGGCTGCTTCCCCCGGAAAAGCAACGAGACACTTTGGAACGGGACTACCGCGCTATGCGCGATATGTTCTATAGGGAACCGCCCACATTTGCAGAGATACTGAATGCTTTGCAAACTCTTGAAAATGGAATCAATGTGATGGGATAATGCCCAACCGATGGGGTGATCGCCGGGTTCAATGAGTGCACCGCGAATCACTTTCCAAAGAAATCAATAAGCAGGCCGCCTTGCTTGATGAAAAACGCTTTCGGCGGCTTGACGATGTTCAATATAACCATTGAAATGCACGATAACATTTGCCAGGTTAGCGTGCATAAAGTGTGACGGAGCCACATGTCAGTTCACGGGTTCTAGGGTTCCCGCCATACTAAGAAACATTAAGAGAAATCTGCAAACAGGTCAGCAGGCGTGACCGAAAGCGCTTTTGCCAGCTTGATGATGTTCTCCAATGCAACGTTTCGTTCGCCGCGCTCAATACCGCCAACGTAGTTGCGATGCAGCCCGGCTCGTTCGGCCAACTCCTCTTGGGAATAGCCCCGTTCTTCGCGGAGTTGCCGCAACCTTGTGCCAAATCGAGACTTAACGGAGCGTGTCGCCACACTCCTATGCTTGAGCTTAGACCACTATGAGTCTACACACGATGCGTGTGATATTGTCTCAAAGAGCAGATCGCCGCGCATCGGGAGCCAGATTCACGGCGACAGGGTAAAATTGCGGAATTAAAGGTCTGACGGCCATCAACCTAGTGCGAGAATCTAACGAAATTGAGGATGAGTCCATGCAGGACAACTACATCGAATGCCCGGAGCTTACGGGCAAGACGATTCAGATGTTTCGTATCCACCGGGATGCCGGTGATGGAA from Acidisarcina sp. encodes the following:
- a CDS encoding nucleotidyl transferase AbiEii/AbiGii toxin family protein → MDKIAAGSATDRRDLFGESASRLGMNPAIVEKDFWVCWILKHLFGEPSLREQIVFKGGTSLSKVFHLIDRFSEDIDLILDWRLLGYGIAQGNDPYQSVQSKTKQSRYNQEMNARAAEYIRGTLLAQLNHIFSRVTELHASIDESDPHTVNVRFPAAFSASYIRPEVRLEIGPLASWVPSSAQTIRPYAADSFPKAFVEPDCAVIAIDAERTFWEKATILHQEAHRPGTVPARYSRHYYDLYKLAGSPIKDAALANRDLLQAVVEFKERFYYSSWAHYDEARPGSFRLLPPEKQRDTLERDYRAMRDMFYREPPTFAEILNALQTLENGINVMG
- a CDS encoding helix-turn-helix transcriptional regulator, translated to MATRSVKSRFGTRLRQLREERGYSQEELAERAGLHRNYVGGIERGERNVALENIIKLAKALSVTPADLFADFS